From Malaya genurostris strain Urasoe2022 chromosome 2, Malgen_1.1, whole genome shotgun sequence:
gtgtgtgtgtgtgtgtgtgtgtgtgtgtgtgtgtgtgtgtgtgtgtgtgtgtgtgtgtgtgtgtgtgtgtgtgtgtgtgacaaaaagTGTTCCggcattacaaggaaatatgtgcaaatctatgagaaaatgcgcacccaattttctcggaaatttctcacccGATTTTTACAAAGTATGATGCAAATGTATgatggtcttgaaattcttcaaaaattccttgAAACATTGATCTAGATCCGTTTTGTTTGGTTCCGATATTATAGCGCAataagtgaaattttttttatttcgttaggatttttttcaagtcatggcgaaacgaggtaaattttttttttaaattgctgGTACATTTATTTAGTTGGCAAATCTtgctagttagtggatatatgaatctactttgggactactagcatCCGGATTTCGTTTCCGAACGCACCAgctatagtgaagaaaagctccaaaaactgaactcaattcgatttctcaacaacggttaaaccgattttcacaaatcatgattcaaaactCTCAGTATcttaaaaaatactgtgcaaCTGCATCTAGATacgcttccggttccgaaattatcggGCACTGAGTATCATAACTTTCAAACTGTGTTCGGTACGCACCGGTATATGCTGGTACGGCAGAAGAAAATTCCACCGCCTAgcgcacagcgtgctttgttcaagtgAGTATAGCAtgcagagttgccacatttaaatctatattaacttgatataactttttttttggtaagTAGTCACAGTGGCAGCAGTCCCTTGCTTCAGCTCAACACTGGACCCTTgataagatttgcttctatgagcttctattttaaatcaacacacagacgttcctaggctatggtgcccacttggtcactttttttgtgctgattcaaataaattgtataaaattgtcCTTATAATGTGTGGTTGTGTTTTATAGTTTACTTGTTGTTCTTGTAATGACAATGATCGTAGATCTGGTTTTGTGATAATGTAAATTGTGTGCTCGTGTTTCTTAGCACTTCTTGTAATGGTCTGTATGAAATGTAATGGTGAtaattgtaatagtaatgtagtaatggtaatagtaataacaataataataatcttttaAAAGGGTTTCCCTGCTGGGTACTCGATGTTTTTTTTACGTAGTTATCGTATATGCTATACTCCTGCGTTATttattcgtttctttttttaatattctgGTATTCTGCATCATTCTTCTTTTCCAAGTTTAAGAGCTTATCTTAGTGCGATTTTCTAGTTTTCTCAGTGTGGATTAATTTCATGTGGAAtgatataactgtttacaaattgaaatgttatgctagtttataccataaatcttgacagaatcttctagtgacgtttttgaaaatttaagtaatatgagaaaggcatcattacaccgctaagcggaataaaaatggtttttccaatttttttcaacccgTTAAATAGTCTCGGTTCGGCCGGAGATATGTTTGCTAAAAAGTACCTTTGTTCTTCAATCAGCCCCGTATATAAGGAGGGGTTTTAGGGGAAGGTTGTCATGAAATATAATAATCTAcgttgggacaaaatttcattcaaataaaaattgtgttttttagtaatttgacttcaaattattaggatcgatttttttcagtgtgaaaTTCGATCAATAATTTTTTCAGTTCGAAATTCGAAAATTAGGcttattttgaaaacattacCAGCACAACCATTTTTTGTAGGGTTCGTCATTTTTCTTCTCTaattaattgcaaaaaaaatggttaaaacATAAGGACCTTTTTAAAAGATAgtcaagatcaattttggaaaaataaagtaGAAGAAAAATAAAGTGAAAGAATTGGAGAAAGTACTTAAACAGGTTATTCAGAACTCAAATCGGAAacattttcgtcattatttttaaaaaggcaTCCAGGTGAGTATAgtaaaagaaagacgtagtcctacgtcaaaaattaccgtatatgtgacgtaatcgacaaatcgCATTTCAGTACCATTTTCTCACAATTAACTCAACAGATGTCGACAAACGTGCAGGGTTCCTCGGACTTTTATGTGAAGAATAATCTAtagatataaaaatggatgtaagtttgtatgtttgtaacgcgataacttcggacctactgaacggattgccaccaaacttggcacggatacttcttgcttttcagagatggtttagggagtaatttatatgggagggagcgttatatggggggtggatgtagcaagtgcctttaagaaggggggtgtaatgtttgtaatggtataacttcggaactacttagcggattgctatcaaacttggcacatgtacttactGCTCATCAGAaaaggtcataagcgtatttttataggAAAGGggacgtagcaagtgtcattaacatggaagggttaatgaaaaaaataaatataatttgctgagaatcgatactttttgaagaccatagaaacattatgcataccttagatatttcTATATggaggtggatgtagcaagtgcctgtaAAAAGGGGGGGGGAGAAGGTGTAGTGTTTGTAATGGCAAAACTCCGAagatactgaacggattgctatccaaAAAAACACAGATACTtcatgctcttcagagatgatcaaaaGGGTATTTtatggagcgtagcaagtgaccTTAACAGggggttcagaaaaaaattctaatttgaCGAGTATTGATACTTCACGAAGACCATAGATTTCGTATACctaagatatgattataagtggGTCGATGTAGCAAGGGTCTCTAAAATGGGGAGTATAATGTATAAAAGGACAAAACTCCGAAACTACCGAaccgattgccaccaaactacgcacagatacttcttgctcttcaaagaTGGACATAAGGGTAATTTTCAAAGGggaaagcgtagcaagtatccttAATAGGAGAGCACCATAACTATTTTATCTAATAtggcgagaatcgatacttttttatgaccatagatactttttgcacaacttagatatgttTATAAAGGTaaggtgcctctaaaaaagggagtgtagtgtttgtaacggcataattccggagAGAGGGGAGAGTGTATAACAAGTGTCCTTCACATGTGGGGTGTGGaccaatgacgaaatttatctGATTTAAATAGAAGCGATACTTTTCGAAGACTATACATACTTTTTTGAAAACTCGAATATGGTCTTTAGGGtggatataatgagtgcctctTAAAAAGAAAGTTTAATGTAGAGTTGTTAGAATTTGTCAAAATACGATAATTCTTGCTACGTACAAAGGGGAGAGTGACGGGGGTGTGGATAAAGTAAGTCCCAtccaaggggggggggggggggggaggcgaAACGCAAAAGACCGTACTAAGCTCAAGTTATCAATGCTATTCATAGATTGCTATAAGGATATTTAAAGGGGGATGTAGTAAGTGTTTGCTAACAGGGGGAATTCGAGACGAACTGCTTCGAATTTGTGAAAATGGACATATTTCGACAGGCacaaatatttattacaactaataGATGGTCGTAAGGATATTCATAAGCGTGAAGTAAGTAAATGAGGGTATCAAGTATCTCTAATAAAGGAGCTGGACGACAAATTGTTTGTATGTTACCGCATTGTTCCATAAAAACTCAGAAAACTATCACAAACTTGGTTTTGCGATTTAAAGGTGATCATAAGGATATTCTTCAAGTTTTCTTCGGGAGATATTCATTGCCAAAGTGAACAAAAGGGTAAAATTTATAGCAAATGCCTTTAAAAAGCGATTGTAAAATGTATTCTTTATGTCGACAAATAAGAAGGAGAGGGGCTTAGACTAGAAGAAGGGGGTTTGAAAATCTATTTTCATCACCTATTTTTTGTAAAGCAATAGAGGGGAGAGAATTTGATGGTCAtactagatagtattgctattgttaatttgaaaccaacacgaaattcttaaaataatttcaaatgaatTGCCGGGGAATTCGAAGAACATAGGGTAAATAATCTTTATTTGCGTACTATCGCGATTGTTTGTAAGTCTTAGCATaagtacgaaacaactaaacaaatcgccaccaagtttgaaaCGTGTACCAAAGGGGGGAATCGATAATTGTTGAAGAGcatagatactttctacacctcTCAGAAGTGGTTTTAAGGgttatcatggaggagagctgtagtaagcTCACTAAAAATGATGATTATTGTGACATCTGAGATGGAATATTGTGCAATCGGGTTACCGTCTATGTTGTGTCACTACAATCAGAGTTTCACTGGACAGGAtaatttcgagaatttttttgcgCCCTTAccttcccgaaacatttccgagcaacgccgggtaactcAGCTAGTTGTAACtatttttgtttaaaaagtAAAAGCAACATGAACAAATCTTTGCATATTAGTATCTATACATCTACTGTAAAAGAAAAGGGTTTTTTTCTTACAATTTCTATATTTGTTTCCAAGATATGTGCGAATGTAATAGTTGCTTATTATAAaacagagatactgaaaaaaagGTCAACAAACTACGGctaaatgaaaatgaaagtgATGAAATGATTTTATGTACACATTTAGTATGGCGTTTTCCTTTCACGATCACTCAATTGAAACTAGCTCCACTACTTTTTCGACGATTTCAAACTCGATTGTAGACCTGAATCTGTTCGTTCCACTGGGCACCACAACTGTTACAACTGCTACTGGGCGAGGGGGGTCTGACAGCACAGCTACCAGCAGATCCGTCCTCACCGATCAGGACCTTAGCAGCTTCTTTGATGTACTTTTCTGTCGGTGTAAGTTCCCGTAGACATTTGCGCACTATCTGGAAGAGCTTCGTGGCGTGGCTGGGATCGCACAGTGAACTTGCAACGGCTTCACAGCACTGGCTCGTTTGAGGTGTGAGTAGCTCAGGATTACCGAGCTGGGTGTAAATGTTCTCCAGTTGGATGCCACTGCCCAGTGAATAGTATCCACCGCGCACGAAGATGTTCAGCAGGACTTCCGGGAAATGTGGTTCCTCCCAGATGTCACCTCTGCAATACTGGGCCAGCACGGACCTCGGAAGGCTCTCAATGATCAGTGAAGTTTGTACCAACTGCTGCAGTTCGAGCTCCTCGTTCGGAATGAACTGATCGCTCTCGAGTAGCTCACCGAAATGGCGAAAATAACATTTGAAGGTTTCGTACGCTCGACTATTGTAGCAATCGTCGTTCAACTGCCGCAAAGAGCCCTGCACACACTCTCGAGTTCGATTCTCGTTACAACTGTCATCGGGATTCGGTTGAAAGAAATTCCGAAAAACAAACTCCCGAACACCGGTGCTGTCGTCCCAAGTACACAAATTAACCATCGTACAATGAAGCAACTTTTTCACTATTGGCTCATCGGGGTAATCTCGCTCGATGAAATTCCGAAGGGAACAGTTGGACACCTGGAAGTATTCGGCACACTCCGCTAGTGCCGTCGGAAAACTTTTGAACGTAATGTAGTGTGGAAAATCGCATCGAACCACCGGACAGGCCAATAGCCGCAAAATGATGATGGCAAGAATTGACCGCATTGTATCCGTCGAGGACGATGACTGCACTGTTTCTACGAATCCCGGGAACCCATATTTAACCGCGATGGGGAAAGTTAGGCGTTATCAGCCGAGCCGAACGTGTGCGATCGAAACATTCCACCATGTCCAGCAATCGCACGGACACGAGGTAGCTCAAAACAGACCGCCCATCAGTCATAACAGCTATCGCCATCGGTGGCTTTCCTGTTTAGTTCCGGtttgtgatttgaaaaaaaaacaaaaactctaCAACACTGCGGAAATCCGAATGGATTTTACGGCTTGTTTTCAACTGTGGAAATCAGGTGATGATCAATCAGAAGTGTTGATCACACATTTGTGCTCGCATGTGCTTGACGCtttggagcaaaaaaaaataaaaacacagaTAGCAACAGGCGGTTTACTGTAGGTAGAGCTGAGTGTCAAATAACGGTGTAAATATTTTGGCAATTTGCTCAACTGTGTTTCGCATTTAGAGCAAATTCGTTAGCCGTCAACGTGTGAAAAATAAGGCAAACACTCAACCGGAGGCTACTTTTACCGTACAGAATCAGCTGACAAGCGATTAAGTAAACCAACCAAGTACTGGAGCTGTTTTGAATGTTGAAAATATGATGGGAACTGTGAAAATAAGTAAtcgaattgatatttttcttacAAATTATGCTATGGAGGAATGTTTAACAAACGATAGTGAATGTTTACCACACTCTTTATAAACCTTTTCAATAAGCGATAAATCGGCAGGCAGTTGTCTGAAAGAAACACACTAATCGCTAAAGCATTTGAAGCCTTTTTggaagaatgttttttttatctgtGGCACGTTGCTTTGGTAGGTATCGAATTCGTATTTGACACCAAATCATTATTTCGGCACGTCCTGCACTTTGCACTGATTTGGTAATTGGTTTTTACAAAAACATCCATTGCCTTACCAAAAGACACAGTAGtttatgaacatgaacttagcgaagcatcTATCACCGATGACAGTGAAAATAGATGAaacatttgttgctaatttgttactTATTAGTTACGATGGTTTTGATTTTGTtactcaatttatttttttttgttgagtacTTTGCTAAGTTCAGATGAATTTAACGTATCACTactcctaaataagcttgaaaacaaatcgaaaccgataggataatttgttgctgttAAATAGTTGCTAATAAGTTACGGTAGTATTGTtgctaaattttttaaatactttaataTGCTCAGATAAATTTAACGAAGCACTGCTTCTAAATCACCTTGGAAACAAATCGAAACACAAGGGGATCATTTGCAGCTTATTAGTTGTTAATTAGTgacgataatttcgaatttgttactcaatttattatttattttgttgagaGTTACGTTTTAAGTTCATATGATTTTAACAAAGCACCCCTCTCAAATAAGTTTGAAATCAAATCGAATTACAGTGGACCGTtcgttgcttattagttgctaattagttacgatgattttgaatttgttgttcaattatttttgaatacTTCACTAAGCGCATATGAAGTTAATGAAGCACCCTTCCtatataagcttgaaaacaaattgaaccccAGTGGAgagtttgttgcttattagttgctaattaattacgatggttttgaatttgttgctcaacttatttttttattttttcgctaCTTCGCTTCGTTCATATGAATTCAACGAAGTAACCCTTcttaataagcttgaaaacaaattgaatcTCAATGAACAGTTTGTTGCATATTAGTTGTTAATTAGTTATAaagattttgaatttgttgcacaatttattatatatattttttgagtGTTTCGCTAAGTTCACATGAAGATAACGAAGCACCtttcctaaataagcttgaaaacaaatcgaaaactgTAAATAATTTTTTGCTAAATAGTTgctcattagctactgtggttttgaatttgttgcgcaATTTTTTAGAGTACTTTACTAAGCACTAATGAAGTTAACGAACCACTCTTCCTATAGAAGCTTGAGAGAGAATCGAAACCTAGTGGATAACTTGTTGCTAATTTCAAATTAGTTGCTTCATTTTTCTAAGTATTTTGCTGAGCTCGGATGAATTTAACAAAGCACTCCtcataaataagcttgaaaacaaatcgaaacccagtggataatttgtttctaattaGTTGTTAAATAattacgataattttgaatttgatattcagttttctatttattttgTTGAGCACTTCTCAAAATTCACATGAATTTAACGAAACACCCTATCTAAATAAGCTTAAAAATAAATCTAATGACAATGGACAGTTTATTGCTGATTAGTTGCTAACTGATTACGATAATTCTGAATTTGTTACTcagttttctatttattttgGTGAATAATACGCTGAATTCAGTTAAAGGTAATTAAAGTAAGATGAATTTATCGAAGCAacccttcaaaataagctttaaAACAAACTGAATTTCAATGGACAGTTTGTAGCATAACGTTTGTTACTTGGGTACTTTGCCAAGCTCAGATGAATTCAACGAAGCACtcctcctaaataagcttgaaaagaaatcgaaatCCAGTTAActgtttgttgcttattagttgctaataaGTTACGATGGTTTTGGATTTGTTGCATAATTAATTTAccatttttttcgagtactttgATAAGTTTATATGAATTTATCGAAGCACCCtccctaaataagcttgaaaactaaTCGAATCCCAGCGGGCAGTTTATTGCTTTTTAATTAGTTACggttgttttgaatttgttgcttaattttttttattacatcaCTAAATGCATataaagttaacgaagcacccttTCTAtaaaagcttgaaaacaaatcgaaaccgagtggataatttgttgctaaatagTTGCTAAGAAGCTTTTAATAAGCAACGGTTTAACCGgtgttcacaaatcatgattctaaATAAAGCTCTCGGTgttggtaatttatttttttattttttgagtacttcgctaagcgcTAACGAAGCACCCTTCCTTCATTTTCTTGTGTACTTTGCTAAGCTCAGATAAATTAAACGAAGCACTCCTCCTAAAAAAGCTTAAAAGCTAATC
This genomic window contains:
- the LOC131429208 gene encoding uncharacterized protein LOC131429208, with translation MRSILAIIILRLLACPVVRCDFPHYITFKSFPTALAECAEYFQVSNCSLRNFIERDYPDEPIVKKLLHCTMVNLCTWDDSTGVREFVFRNFFQPNPDDSCNENRTRECVQGSLRQLNDDCYNSRAYETFKCYFRHFGELLESDQFIPNEELELQQLVQTSLIIESLPRSVLAQYCRGDIWEEPHFPEVLLNIFVRGGYYSLGSGIQLENIYTQLGNPELLTPQTSQCCEAVASSLCDPSHATKLFQIVRKCLRELTPTEKYIKEAAKVLIGEDGSAGSCAVRPPSPSSSCNSCGAQWNEQIQVYNRV